Proteins from one Lacrimispora sphenoides genomic window:
- a CDS encoding LacI family DNA-binding transcriptional regulator, which translates to MTLKEIASMAGVSAATVSYVLNNTAQVSEETRKRVKKIIKETGYRSNILAKSLRTNESFLIGVIVEDITVWHTAHIIDGINEIAEARGYNTILNNLRLLSKIESQFEHISNFQKDIDKAVDVLIGMQVDGIIYVGMHDRKISHVLHDIKKPVVYCYCYTDEEGSSVRYSNEKTVYQMTQMLISNGHKEFGVINGLKGSEPAALRFKGFQRALDEAGIELKPENIVCGNWKYRDGKEAAGKLLNKKNFPTAIVAMNDDMAVGVYDAARELGLKIPDDISVTGFDNGDIVQYVTPRITTVERPLQEMGYRSMELLLESIHGTSVGDVNITLPCALIEGESVKNRNESEVYE; encoded by the coding sequence ATGACATTAAAAGAAATTGCTTCTATGGCCGGTGTATCCGCAGCAACAGTATCATATGTACTCAATAATACGGCTCAGGTAAGTGAAGAGACAAGAAAACGGGTAAAAAAGATCATAAAAGAAACAGGATACCGGTCCAATATCCTGGCGAAAAGTCTTCGGACAAATGAATCGTTCCTGATCGGTGTGATTGTTGAAGACATTACCGTCTGGCATACGGCTCATATCATTGACGGGATCAATGAAATTGCGGAAGCCAGAGGATATAATACCATCTTAAACAATTTAAGGCTTCTTAGCAAGATAGAATCCCAGTTTGAACATATTTCAAATTTTCAGAAGGACATCGACAAGGCGGTGGATGTATTAATCGGAATGCAGGTGGATGGCATTATTTATGTGGGGATGCATGACCGCAAAATAAGCCATGTGCTTCATGATATAAAAAAACCGGTGGTATATTGCTACTGCTATACGGATGAGGAAGGATCCTCGGTCCGCTATAGCAACGAAAAAACAGTTTACCAGATGACACAGATGTTAATAAGCAATGGACACAAGGAGTTTGGCGTGATCAACGGGCTTAAGGGATCAGAGCCTGCTGCCCTCCGGTTTAAAGGCTTTCAGAGAGCCTTGGACGAGGCAGGGATAGAATTAAAGCCTGAGAACATTGTCTGCGGAAACTGGAAGTACCGGGACGGAAAGGAGGCAGCCGGAAAGCTTCTTAATAAAAAGAACTTTCCAACTGCGATTGTAGCGATGAACGACGATATGGCAGTGGGTGTTTATGATGCTGCGAGAGAGCTCGGACTTAAAATTCCAGACGATATTTCAGTTACGGGTTTTGATAATGGAGATATTGTCCAGTATGTGACTCCAAGAATCACCACGGTGGAAAGGCCTCTTCAGGAAATGGGATACCGTTCCATGGAGCTGTTGCTGGAAAGCATTCATGGAACCAGTGTGGGAGATGTAAACATCACCCTGCCCTGCGCCCTGATCGAAGGAGAGTCGGTAAAGAATCGGAACGAATCTGAGGTTTATGAATAA
- a CDS encoding glycoside hydrolase family 127 protein, whose protein sequence is MEAGKLTTVDLKSIIINDPFWNRYIDLVDNVILPFQWELINDRVEGAEKSYCIRNFRIACGDEKGEHKGVVFQDTDVAKWLEAVAYSLAKKKNPVLEAAADSAIDLIARAQCEDGYLNTYYSITGNRRWSNLFEGHELYTAGHMIEAAVAYYEATGKKRFLQVVCKFADFMCKVFGREEEKIHGYPGHPEVELALVKLYRVTKMTKYLELADFFVRTRGERPCYFLNEDCIKNQNFIFPEFKDFDLDYNQSHMPLKEQETAEGHAVRAVYLYSAMADLAYEYQDKELLKQCETLWNNIVEKRMYITGSIGSASYGERFTTDYDLPNNSNYSESCATVGLAMFSNRMFRITKDGKYIDIVEKALYNTLLAGIALDGKHFFYVNPLEVVPEIAEKNPTYRHVKTTRQLWFGVSCCPPNIARTLTSLGNYMYASEQNTVYVNLFIGSRIETGLSSGRVELLLSSDYPVKDDVVLEVTPETDGQEFTVGIRKPSYSGKAELSVNGVKEAICLEKGYIYLTRKWKAGDKITVVFDVSFRFVRCNPRVRDNIGKVCLMKGPMVYCLEEADNGKYLASDIMDSSVPPKEEFDESLLGGTMCAGLEGMRIDYSRVGDSLYEEERPSYRNDTFKAIPYCCWNNRGKGEMIVWMREK, encoded by the coding sequence ATGGAAGCTGGTAAGTTGACAACAGTGGATTTAAAAAGCATTATAATTAATGATCCATTCTGGAACAGGTATATTGATCTGGTGGATAATGTTATATTACCCTTTCAATGGGAGCTGATCAATGATCGGGTAGAAGGGGCCGAAAAAAGCTATTGCATCAGAAATTTCCGAATTGCCTGCGGCGATGAAAAGGGAGAACACAAGGGCGTGGTATTTCAGGATACGGATGTTGCCAAATGGCTGGAAGCCGTCGCCTATTCCCTCGCTAAAAAGAAGAATCCGGTACTGGAAGCCGCCGCTGACAGCGCCATCGATTTAATTGCCAGAGCCCAGTGCGAAGATGGATATTTGAATACGTATTACTCAATTACAGGCAATAGGCGGTGGTCTAACTTGTTTGAGGGTCACGAGCTTTACACCGCAGGACATATGATCGAAGCGGCTGTGGCATATTATGAAGCAACGGGCAAGAAGAGATTTCTTCAAGTGGTTTGTAAGTTTGCCGATTTCATGTGTAAGGTATTTGGCAGGGAAGAGGAGAAAATCCATGGCTATCCGGGGCACCCGGAAGTAGAGCTGGCTCTGGTAAAGCTTTACCGGGTAACAAAAATGACAAAATATCTGGAACTGGCTGATTTTTTTGTGCGTACCAGAGGGGAAAGACCTTGTTATTTTTTAAACGAAGACTGTATCAAGAATCAGAATTTCATCTTTCCGGAATTTAAAGATTTTGACCTGGATTATAACCAATCCCATATGCCTTTGAAGGAACAGGAAACAGCGGAAGGGCATGCGGTGCGGGCAGTTTATTTATACAGCGCTATGGCTGACTTAGCTTATGAATATCAGGATAAAGAACTGTTAAAACAATGCGAAACCCTGTGGAACAACATTGTGGAAAAACGGATGTACATCACCGGAAGCATTGGTTCTGCATCCTATGGGGAGAGATTTACCACGGATTATGATCTGCCGAACAATTCAAACTATTCGGAATCCTGCGCCACAGTGGGGCTTGCCATGTTTTCCAACCGGATGTTTCGGATCACAAAGGATGGAAAATATATAGATATAGTAGAAAAGGCATTATACAACACACTTTTGGCGGGAATCGCCCTTGATGGGAAGCATTTCTTTTATGTCAATCCTTTAGAGGTGGTTCCGGAGATTGCAGAGAAAAATCCGACTTACCGCCATGTAAAGACCACAAGGCAGCTTTGGTTTGGCGTATCCTGCTGTCCCCCTAATATTGCAAGGACCCTTACTTCCCTGGGCAATTATATGTATGCTTCAGAGCAGAATACTGTATACGTGAACTTATTTATCGGCAGCAGGATTGAAACCGGCCTGTCCTCTGGCCGTGTGGAGCTTCTACTCAGTTCTGATTATCCGGTAAAAGATGATGTAGTACTGGAAGTTACTCCGGAAACAGACGGGCAGGAGTTTACTGTAGGGATCCGGAAACCGTCCTATTCCGGCAAAGCGGAACTAAGTGTCAATGGTGTCAAGGAAGCCATTTGCCTGGAAAAAGGATACATATATCTGACACGTAAATGGAAGGCAGGAGATAAGATCACAGTGGTTTTTGATGTTTCTTTCCGCTTTGTAAGATGCAATCCCAGAGTTCGTGACAACATCGGGAAGGTCTGCCTGATGAAAGGGCCTATGGTGTATTGTCTTGAGGAAGCGGATAACGGCAAGTATCTGGCATCAGACATCATGGACAGTTCGGTACCGCCTAAGGAAGAGTTTGACGAATCATTGCTCGGCGGAACCATGTGTGCCGGGCTGGAAGGCATGCGCATTGATTACTCCAGGGTAGGCGATTCTCTCTATGAGGAAGAAAGACCTTCTTATAGGAATGATACGTTTAAAGCGATTCCTTATTGCTGCTGGAATAACCGGGGCAAGGGTGAAATGATTGTGTGGATGCGTGAAAAGTAA
- a CDS encoding ABC transporter ATP-binding protein, which yields MLELQNINKYYNQGTVNETCLFQNFNLTIKDQQFVSVVGSNGSGKTSMLNIICGSIPLDSGSILVGSVDITNMPEFKRQRRIGRVYQNPAMGTCPNMTILENMALADTKGKPFNLLPGTNKQRITYYREQLRFLGLGLEDKLHVKVGVLSGGQRQAMALLMSTMTPIEFLILDEHTAALDPKTAENIMVLTDKIVKEKHLTTIMVTHNLRYAVEYGNRLLMMHQGNAIIDTEGDEKSNMDVEHILDKFNEISIECGN from the coding sequence ATGCTTGAACTTCAAAACATCAATAAATACTACAACCAGGGAACGGTCAATGAGACGTGCCTGTTCCAGAACTTTAATCTCACCATTAAAGACCAGCAGTTCGTATCTGTGGTAGGAAGCAACGGCTCCGGTAAGACTTCCATGTTAAACATCATCTGCGGAAGCATTCCTTTGGACAGCGGTTCTATCCTGGTAGGCAGCGTCGACATCACCAACATGCCGGAATTTAAGCGCCAGCGCCGTATCGGAAGAGTCTACCAGAACCCGGCAATGGGCACATGTCCCAATATGACCATCCTGGAAAATATGGCTCTGGCCGATACCAAGGGAAAGCCTTTTAATCTTCTTCCCGGTACAAACAAGCAGCGGATAACCTATTACAGGGAGCAGCTTCGTTTCCTGGGCCTTGGCTTAGAGGATAAGCTGCATGTAAAGGTGGGCGTTCTTTCCGGCGGTCAGAGGCAGGCTATGGCTCTTCTCATGTCCACCATGACTCCCATTGAATTCCTGATCTTAGATGAGCACACCGCTGCCCTGGATCCCAAAACTGCCGAGAACATCATGGTACTGACAGATAAGATTGTAAAGGAAAAGCATTTGACCACCATTATGGTTACCCATAACCTTCGGTATGCAGTAGAATACGGAAACCGCCTGCTGATGATGCATCAGGGAAATGCCATCATTGATACAGAAGGGGACGAAAAGTCCAATATGGATGTAGAACACATTTTAGATAAATTCAATGAGATCAGCATTGAATGCGGTAATTAG
- a CDS encoding ABC transporter permease encodes MSIILGVLEEGLVYAIMALGVYITYKILDFPDLSVDGTFPLGGAITVTMILAGINPVATLFIAFAVGALAGCITGFIHVKLKVRDLLSGIIVMTALYSVNLRVAGKSNVPFFNNDSIFENSFVSRLFPGKLADISVMIILAVIVVIVKLLLDHYLKTRSGYLLRAVGDNETLVTSLAKDKGMVKIIGLAIANGLAALAGSVYCQQKGFFEISMGTGTIVIGLANVIIGTKLFKRVGFVKSTTAVIIGSIIYKACVSFAIYLGMEASDLKLITSVLFLAILVLSNGREKKVKQHA; translated from the coding sequence ATGTCAATCATACTTGGCGTTTTGGAAGAAGGCCTGGTCTATGCCATTATGGCGCTGGGCGTTTACATCACTTATAAGATTCTGGATTTTCCGGATCTTTCAGTCGATGGAACCTTCCCTTTGGGAGGCGCAATTACCGTTACCATGATCCTGGCCGGAATAAACCCGGTGGCAACGCTATTTATTGCCTTTGCTGTCGGTGCCCTGGCCGGATGCATCACAGGCTTTATACATGTAAAATTAAAGGTACGGGATCTTCTGTCAGGTATCATTGTCATGACTGCCCTCTATTCTGTGAACCTAAGGGTAGCCGGAAAGTCCAATGTCCCATTTTTTAATAATGATTCCATCTTTGAAAACAGTTTTGTAAGCCGCCTGTTTCCCGGGAAGCTTGCAGATATCAGCGTTATGATTATATTAGCGGTCATTGTGGTGATCGTTAAGCTTTTGCTTGATCATTATCTAAAGACCCGCTCCGGCTATTTGTTAAGGGCTGTGGGTGACAATGAAACCCTTGTTACCTCTCTTGCCAAGGACAAAGGCATGGTAAAGATCATCGGCCTTGCCATCGCAAACGGCCTGGCTGCACTGGCCGGTTCCGTATACTGCCAGCAAAAAGGTTTTTTTGAAATCAGTATGGGAACGGGTACCATTGTGATCGGCCTTGCCAATGTAATCATTGGAACAAAGCTGTTTAAACGGGTTGGGTTTGTAAAATCCACCACTGCAGTCATTATCGGATCTATCATTTACAAAGCCTGCGTGTCTTTTGCCATTTATCTTGGAATGGAAGCATCGGATTTAAAACTGATCACATCAGTGCTGTTCCTGGCTATTCTGGTGCTCAGTAACGGCAGGGAAAAGAAGGTGAAACAACATGCTTGA
- a CDS encoding ABC transporter substrate-binding protein, translated as MKKSIKTLLLAAVAAAALSGCSSKAAPEKTADNNSTTQASSGTEAGNAADGTSYTIGVGQFAEHGSLDNCREGFIQGLAEEGIEEGKNLTVMYENAQADGGTASQIVNNFLSRKVDLICGIATPMAQAAYSGAKKASVPVIFTAVTDPVAAALANEDGTPVGEITGTSDKLPVEKQLEMIRKILPDAKTIGILYSTSEVNSETAIKEYKAAAASYGFEIVEGPVSATADIPLATDSILEKVDCLNNLTDNTVVSSLPLILDKAGKKNIPVFGSEVEQVKIGCLASIGLDYVDLGKQTGKMAAKVLKGEAKASEINFEVIKEAAFYGNSKVAENLGITLPSELTDSAAEIFTEIAH; from the coding sequence ATGAAAAAATCGATTAAAACCCTGTTACTGGCTGCTGTGGCAGCTGCCGCACTCTCCGGCTGTTCTTCCAAGGCAGCTCCGGAAAAAACTGCTGATAATAATTCTACAACCCAGGCATCTTCTGGTACTGAGGCTGGAAATGCTGCAGACGGCACATCCTATACCATCGGTGTCGGACAGTTTGCAGAGCACGGTTCCCTTGATAACTGCCGGGAAGGCTTTATACAGGGCCTTGCAGAAGAAGGAATCGAGGAAGGGAAAAACTTAACCGTCATGTATGAAAATGCTCAGGCTGACGGAGGAACCGCAAGCCAGATCGTTAATAACTTCCTTTCCAGAAAAGTGGATTTGATCTGCGGCATCGCTACCCCAATGGCACAGGCTGCCTATAGCGGAGCAAAAAAGGCCAGCGTTCCCGTCATTTTCACAGCAGTTACAGATCCGGTTGCCGCGGCTCTGGCTAATGAGGATGGAACTCCGGTTGGGGAAATCACCGGAACCAGCGATAAGCTTCCAGTGGAAAAACAGCTGGAAATGATCCGCAAGATTCTTCCCGATGCTAAAACCATCGGCATCCTTTACAGCACCAGTGAGGTGAACTCAGAAACAGCAATCAAGGAATATAAAGCCGCAGCCGCTTCCTATGGCTTTGAAATCGTAGAAGGCCCGGTGTCCGCAACTGCTGATATCCCCCTGGCAACTGACAGCATTCTGGAAAAGGTTGACTGCTTAAACAACTTAACGGATAACACCGTAGTAAGCTCTCTTCCACTGATCCTGGATAAGGCCGGAAAGAAGAACATACCAGTATTCGGTAGTGAAGTAGAACAGGTTAAAATCGGCTGTCTGGCTTCCATTGGTCTTGATTATGTGGATTTAGGCAAACAGACCGGTAAAATGGCCGCAAAGGTATTAAAGGGCGAAGCAAAAGCAAGCGAAATAAACTTTGAAGTGATCAAAGAAGCCGCATTCTACGGAAATTCAAAGGTTGCCGAAAACCTGGGAATTACCCTTCCGTCAGAGCTTACCGATTCCGCTGCTGAAATTTTTACAGAGATTGCCCACTAG
- a CDS encoding GNAT family N-acetyltransferase yields the protein MKMHSNVAAMFNDWEEALIWSCLQGHMGNIILDNEKNPSSAMIEIGDFCFFAGQPNTALFHDLEGEKLLIPKDKAWEALIENFFDGRVSKIFRYAIKKEPDVFDKARLASFINGLDDCYELRMIDREVYELAGQEAWSVDLCSQFKDYADYQRRAFGVSILHNGELVAGASPYAVYNNGIEIEIDTKPDYRGKGLATVCGAKLILESLERNVYPSWDAHDLRSVALAEKLGYHLSHPYVTYELIGR from the coding sequence ATGAAAATGCACAGCAATGTTGCAGCCATGTTTAACGATTGGGAAGAAGCTCTAATATGGTCATGTTTGCAAGGCCATATGGGAAATATTATCTTGGATAATGAAAAAAATCCCTCGTCTGCAATGATTGAAATCGGTGACTTCTGCTTTTTCGCAGGCCAGCCAAATACCGCCCTTTTTCATGATTTAGAAGGAGAAAAGCTGCTCATACCGAAAGATAAGGCTTGGGAAGCACTGATCGAGAATTTTTTTGATGGGCGGGTGAGTAAAATATTTCGCTATGCAATTAAAAAGGAACCAGATGTTTTTGATAAAGCAAGATTGGCTTCTTTTATTAATGGTCTCGATGATTGTTATGAGCTTCGGATGATAGACAGGGAAGTATATGAATTAGCTGGACAGGAAGCATGGTCCGTGGATTTATGTTCTCAGTTTAAAGATTATGCTGACTATCAGCGGCGTGCATTCGGGGTATCAATATTACACAATGGTGAATTGGTGGCAGGTGCTTCCCCCTATGCTGTTTATAATAATGGTATTGAAATAGAGATAGATACAAAACCCGATTATAGAGGCAAGGGACTAGCGACAGTATGCGGCGCCAAATTGATTCTTGAAAGCCTGGAACGAAATGTTTATCCAAGTTGGGATGCTCATGACTTACGTTCTGTAGCTTTAGCGGAAAAACTCGGTTATCACCTTTCTCATCCATATGTAACATATGAACTGATAGGCAGGTAG
- a CDS encoding cysteine hydrolase family protein has product MKKLLIVVDMQKDFIDGSLGTPEAVSIVPKVKRKIEEYQAAGDEVIFTLDTHEENYLNSQEGKKLPVVHCVRGTAGWELDNSLKEFQGIRFEKNTFGSSVLGEYVTEREYESIELVGLCTDICVISNALLVKAFLPETPVLVDSSCCAGVTVKSHENSLEAMKMCQIEVL; this is encoded by the coding sequence ATGAAAAAGTTGTTAATCGTAGTAGATATGCAAAAGGATTTTATCGACGGCTCCCTGGGAACGCCCGAGGCGGTGTCTATTGTTCCTAAGGTAAAAAGAAAAATAGAGGAATATCAGGCAGCAGGAGATGAAGTGATCTTCACCCTGGATACCCACGAGGAGAATTATCTTAACTCTCAGGAGGGGAAAAAGCTTCCAGTCGTTCATTGTGTCAGGGGAACAGCCGGATGGGAGCTTGATAATTCCTTAAAGGAATTTCAGGGAATACGTTTTGAAAAAAACACGTTTGGAAGCTCAGTGCTTGGAGAATATGTGACAGAAAGAGAATATGAATCCATTGAACTTGTTGGTTTATGTACGGACATCTGTGTAATTTCCAATGCCCTGCTGGTCAAAGCTTTTCTTCCTGAGACTCCGGTGCTGGTGGACTCCTCCTGCTGTGCGGGTGTGACTGTAAAAAGCCATGAAAATTCGTTAGAGGCTATGAAGATGTGCCAAATCGAAGTTTTATAG
- the aroA gene encoding 3-phosphoshikimate 1-carboxyvinyltransferase, translating to MKFTKASPLKGEITIPGDKSISHRSVMFGSIAKGTTEISHFLQGADCLSTISCFKKMGIQIENNHDTVIVHGNGLRGLKKPETILDCGNSGTTTRLISGLLAAQDFDVTLTGDESIRKRPMKRIMEPLSLMGADIKSVKENGCAPLSISGKKLHGIHYTSPVASAQIKSCILLAGLYAEGETMVTEPYVSRNHSEIMLNYFGANVKTEGTTACIAPAEELYGNKIVVPGDISSAAYFIAAGLMIPGSEILIKHVGINPTRDGIIHVCQDMGADITLLEVNTDSGEPTADILVKSGSLHGITIGGAIIPTLIDELPMIAAMACLAEGETIIRDAAELKVKESNRIEVMVRNLSAMGADVEETEDGMIIRGGKPLRGAVIDSKLDHRIAMTFAVAGLCAEGETEILGAECVNISYPGFYQDLERLMK from the coding sequence ATGAAATTCACAAAAGCCTCCCCTTTAAAGGGCGAAATAACCATACCAGGTGACAAGTCCATCTCTCACCGCAGCGTGATGTTTGGTTCTATTGCAAAAGGAACCACGGAAATCAGCCACTTTCTCCAGGGGGCTGACTGTCTTTCCACCATCTCCTGCTTTAAGAAAATGGGAATTCAGATTGAAAACAACCATGACACTGTCATTGTCCATGGCAATGGACTCCGGGGCTTAAAAAAACCGGAAACAATCTTAGACTGTGGAAACAGCGGAACCACCACACGCCTGATCTCCGGTCTTCTGGCTGCCCAGGATTTTGATGTAACCTTAACCGGTGACGAATCCATTAGGAAACGACCTATGAAGCGCATTATGGAGCCTTTATCCTTAATGGGGGCTGATATAAAGAGCGTAAAGGAAAATGGCTGTGCTCCTCTTTCCATAAGCGGTAAAAAGCTTCACGGCATCCATTATACAAGCCCGGTAGCTTCCGCCCAGATAAAATCCTGCATCCTATTAGCCGGACTGTATGCAGAGGGCGAAACAATGGTGACGGAACCTTATGTATCCAGAAACCATTCGGAAATCATGCTGAACTATTTTGGGGCCAATGTTAAGACAGAAGGAACCACCGCCTGCATCGCTCCCGCCGAAGAACTCTACGGGAATAAGATCGTTGTTCCGGGGGATATCTCTTCTGCTGCTTACTTTATTGCGGCAGGCCTGATGATTCCGGGATCAGAAATACTGATTAAGCATGTCGGAATTAACCCTACCCGGGACGGAATCATACACGTTTGCCAGGATATGGGAGCTGATATCACTCTTTTGGAAGTAAATACGGATTCCGGGGAACCTACTGCGGATATTCTGGTAAAATCAGGCTCTCTGCACGGCATTACTATCGGCGGAGCTATTATCCCTACCCTCATCGATGAGCTTCCCATGATCGCCGCCATGGCCTGCTTAGCAGAGGGTGAAACCATTATTAGGGATGCGGCGGAATTAAAGGTAAAGGAATCCAACCGTATTGAGGTTATGGTGAGGAATTTATCTGCCATGGGAGCCGATGTAGAGGAAACAGAGGATGGCATGATCATCAGAGGCGGAAAGCCTCTTCGCGGTGCTGTCATAGACAGCAAGCTGGATCACCGGATCGCCATGACCTTTGCAGTTGCAGGGCTTTGTGCAGAAGGAGAAACAGAAATCTTAGGCGCAGAATGCGTGAATATCTCTTATCCTGGCTTCTATCAGGATCTGGAGAGATTGATGAAATAA
- a CDS encoding prephenate dehydrogenase translates to MSDATIAFIGLGLIGGSIARGIKREEPDTKIMAYMRTRSRLLQAKEDGIVDVILDGVGEELRECDLIFLCTPVEYNAKYLSEIQPFLKPGAIITDVGSTKTDIHEEVSRLGMESRFVGGHPMAGSEKTGYENSTDHLLENAYYIITPTQASSEEQVSRLVRIANMIGSIPLVLNYEEHDFITAAISHLPHIVASSLVNLVRASDNEEGLMKRLAAGGFKDITRIASSSPEMWEQICMTNNQNLSVILERYIASLSQVLGELKANDKQSIYQLFETSRDYRNSFSEKVPGLIAPDYSFTVDMADEVGAISTLSVILAAKGISIKNIGINHNREHGEGTLRIAFYDKETMDNAWKQLERYHYDLISN, encoded by the coding sequence ATGAGCGATGCCACCATTGCCTTTATCGGGCTTGGTCTCATCGGCGGTTCTATCGCCAGAGGGATCAAGCGTGAAGAACCAGATACAAAAATCATGGCCTACATGCGCACCCGTTCCAGGCTTTTGCAGGCAAAGGAAGACGGGATCGTTGATGTCATCTTAGATGGAGTCGGAGAAGAACTCCGGGAATGCGATCTTATCTTCCTCTGTACTCCTGTGGAGTACAACGCAAAGTATTTGTCAGAAATCCAGCCTTTCTTAAAGCCTGGAGCCATCATTACCGACGTAGGAAGCACCAAGACGGATATCCATGAGGAAGTAAGCCGTCTTGGCATGGAAAGCAGGTTTGTGGGAGGACACCCTATGGCCGGTTCGGAAAAGACCGGATATGAGAACTCCACCGACCATTTGCTTGAGAATGCTTATTATATCATTACCCCTACCCAGGCTTCTTCAGAGGAACAGGTAAGCCGTCTGGTGCGGATCGCAAACATGATCGGCTCCATTCCCCTCGTCCTCAATTATGAAGAGCATGACTTTATCACCGCAGCAATCAGCCATCTGCCCCATATCGTAGCCTCCAGTCTGGTAAACCTTGTAAGGGCTTCCGATAATGAAGAAGGGCTTATGAAACGGCTTGCTGCCGGAGGTTTTAAGGACATTACAAGAATCGCTTCTTCCTCTCCGGAAATGTGGGAACAGATCTGTATGACAAACAACCAGAATCTTTCTGTGATTCTGGAACGCTATATTGCCTCTTTAAGTCAAGTCCTGGGTGAGCTTAAAGCAAATGACAAACAATCGATTTACCAGCTATTTGAAACCTCCAGGGATTACCGCAACTCCTTTTCAGAAAAGGTACCGGGACTCATTGCTCCGGATTATTCCTTCACGGTGGATATGGCTGACGAAGTAGGCGCTATCTCCACCTTATCCGTCATCCTGGCCGCTAAAGGCATCAGCATTAAGAACATCGGCATCAACCACAACCGGGAGCACGGAGAGGGAACTTTAAGGATTGCGTTTTATGACAAAGAAACCATGGACAACGCATGGAAACAGCTGGAACGGTACCACTACGATTTAATTTCAAATTAA